The region CGGCTGCCGTGATGGACCTGGGCGGTGGTTCTACCCAGATCGTCTTTCAGCCACAGCTGCAAGCGTCGAGTCCCATGCATCCAGGAGAACATGTCTATGAGCTCAAGAACTTTGAAAACTCGTCGTTCACGCTGTACCAAAAATCGTACCTGGGATATGGACTGAAGCAGGCACGCGAGTCTATCAATTCGCTTACTGCGTTCTTGCACCTCTCAACGAATCCACAGGCCGCGCAACATGCGGGTGACGTCTCGGCTTGGGACAAGTTTTCGCCCCAGACCATGTTCGTGCCGAGTCCCTGCTATGCCGCTGGCGCACAAAAGACGGCCAAAGTGTCGCTTGGCAAGTTCAAGACGTCGGATATCACGATGGTCGGTACGAGCGGCGGCTTCCGCGCTTGCCAGCGCCTGGTGGAAGTAACGATGAACAAGGATGCTGAGTGCCATATTGCCCCATGCTCATTTGCCGGCGTGTACCAGCCATCTCTCTCACATGCCTTCAAGAACTCGGACATTGTGGCTCTGTCATACTTTTACGACCGCATTGCTCCGCTGGGCTTGGGCCCGACCTTTACGATCCGCGAGCTTGAGCAACTTGCCGAGCGCGCGTGCTCATTGCCGAGCCAATGGAGTTTGTTCAAGTCGCCGTCGTTCTCTGCCGAAACGGTCGCGGAactgcagcagcgcccAGACTACTGCCTAGACCTGACTTACATGCACACCCTTTTGCGTCTGGGATACGAACTCGACGATTCGCGCAAGATCACCCTGGCCAAGAAGCTGGGCGACTTTGAGCTAGGATGGGCATTGGGCGCACAACTTGCTGTGCTGCAACAAGGGGTCCTCTGCAAGGCATCCATGTAGACTATAAAACCATTACTTTTCATTCTGTGCTGTGGCACGGAGACGCGCCTCCGTGGCGGCGAGGATGGCCGCACGATCAGGGCGCGTCTGCTCTCGCGCGGGTTTGGTCCTAGATGACGTGGTGGACGTCGTGGATCTTCGACTCGGATACACTGTGCCGAATGAAGTGCGGCGGATGGGCGAGGTGCGCGCCATCATCTGGCGGAGTGCCGTGGGCACCTGCAAACGTGGCGAAATGTATTTGCCGATGAAGGACAGGATCCTGTGGTGCCGACGATCCTGGTCAGGCCGAAGAGGGTTCTTGAGTACGTGCCATAGATACCCTGCCGCAATGCCCGTAAAGCACTGCAAGCATTCGGGCACACCACCAGCAATCAAACTGATGCCTAGAGAGCCGAGCGCCACATACTTGCCAGGCATGGAAAACATGCCTAGTAAAGACAGGTTTATGTGGGGTAAGTGGATCGAAAATAGGGCAGTGAGGGCTGACGACAGCGGCTGAAACAGAAACGGACTGCTGAGGGGATAGTTGAACGCCAGAATGAAGCTCGAAATGCCCATCAGCGACCACACATACTCGGCTGTATCTCCCAAAAACACGGAGGACTCGATTGTCCGCGACATTTCCAGAAAAAATACTCCATTGTACAGCATTTGCAGGCCCAGGCCGGGAAACAAAAAAGCACTCATGATGCGCCACCACTGCCACCGTTTCAGGATCCATGGCCACAAAAGTGCCAGATCATAGGGAGATACCATATTCGTAGAGCAAGAAAGTCCCATGAGGGCCATGCCAATGATCATGACCCTCGTCACAGGCGGCATAGACTGCACAAGATCCATGTGGGACTCGGACACTAGCAAGTGGCGTCGAGTGTGGAGAACAACCTGGgtggctcgtgcagcgctCCTTTCGTGCACTCCATGTCCGACTTTGTGCTGGACCGCGTTTTGTATGAAGATCCACGGGCTAAAACCGCGAATTTACTGGGCACATGTACCACGAATGATGTTCTAGAAAGGGCACTCTTGCTACTAGAAAAGACTCACTACACGCCCACTTTTTTATCATCGCTTCGACTTTCCACCACATTTCCGCGAAGAGAGACGATCGGACGCAATGATATCTACACGTGGATGTTTGGATGGGATCGTGACGGACACGATGCACCGACCAAAATGACACTCATTTGTCCTGCGACGGATGACTTGATTGCCAAATACTCTGCCCCTCATCGGCGCATGATGATCGAGACGCCTCATATGTATCAGGCAGTGACACGGCCTTGGATCGAATCGCTTCCCGCCTCGAAAACAACATGGGTGCAGAACATTCTTCAAGGAATCTCGGAGACGGAGTCAGTGCTGTACTCAGACCCCGACCCCAAGACTGGCTTCGTTATTCTGCCCGACATGAAATGGGATCGACGCACCCTGTCATCTTTGTATCTTATGGCGATTGTCCGCGATGGTTCCTTGGTCACGCTGCGTGATCTTACGAAGCAGCACGTTCCTCTGTTGCGCAAAATTCAGCAGGCTGGTCAAAAGGTGGCACATGAAGTATATGGCCTTTCCGAATCGACCGACTCAACTTCGCCTCTCCGGTGCTTTGTACACTATATGCCCACGTATTTCCACCTGCACGTCCACATGCTCTCTGCCAATTTTGTTTCGCATCCAGGCTCCTTGGTAGGCCAGGCGCATCTTTTGGACGATGTGATTGATCTGCTCGAACTAGGTGTCGATTTCCGGCAGCGCACGTTGAGCTACGCATTGGCTGAGGGCCATGCCTTACTGCGACGCTGGCAAGAGGAGGGATATGCTCAGTTTGATGCGATTATGTAGCCCTTGACAAGCGTGGCAAACATCAAACGACCCTATAACTCAGTCGGTTAGAGTGTGGAGCTAATACGACGGTGTTACTCCAAAGTCGCCAGTTCGAGCCTGGTTAGGGTCACTTTGATTCTTTTTGCCCCTCCCCCAGCTCGGCAGGGACCTGCAGCATCCCTTGTGCACGCTCTTGTTCCTTTTTTTCCTAGTCGGCACGTATGATATAGTACACTATACATCAAGATGAGGGATCATTTTTACATGAGGCAGATGCAGATGGTTGAGTAGACTTGCGAGGGACGATGCCGAGGGCGGAGGCTTGTTCCCGTTTGCGTTTGGAGCCTGCGCGAGGCTTGGCTTTGGGGATCGTAGGTAGGGCTGTTCGCTCAGGCAGAGGGGGTGGCGCACTACTTTTGGACTCGGTGGCTCGACGAAACTCATCGAGTTCTTTTGCATCCTGCTGCCGTTTCTCCTGTTCGCGATGTTTTCGTGCCAGCTCAATATCAGCAAGAAACTGCGACTCGCTCTCGTCCAGGCCCCGAAATTGGTTCCTTAGCTTGAACATttcctcgatgcgctcgtcctGGAGAGCTCTTGCTTCGCGAAGTCGTTCGTATAGGGGACGCGGGTCATATGCCTCCTCTGctggcttgggcggcggctcCTCACCGATTCGGGCGTATGCTTCCTGAatctcgcgctcgcgtcgcTTCTGCGCATCCGTCAGATCGGCTTGCGACACAAAGTGGGGTGGTGCCTGGCTCATGGTGGAGCAAAGGCAAGGGCCGTGGAGGCCAAGATTTCTTGTCCTTACGGCATGTCGGCGGACGAGCCTGACGAGCTTCTGTGCGAgggcgccgagctcgtccgCTTTGAGCAGTATGATGCGTTTATGGAGAAGCAGCATGCGATGCTGGCGTGTGTCGGGGTGCATGATGAAGacggtgcgtgtgcgtaTCTACCGGCGTTGGAGGCAGAATTGCAGCGGTATCAAGAACAGGCGTACGTGCTTGATCCGTTCTTGGAACGACTCGTTACGCCCGTGGCTCAGAcgatgcgtgcgcaggtTCTGGAGAGCGGCTGTATGTGCATGGCACCTGTGGCGCGCCTCTTGTACATGTATACCAAGGTGCGTGGCTACAAGGTCGTGTCTCGCTTTTTCCCTCACCAAGTGCGCGAGATGCCCTTGCTCCtcgacgccctcgagcgaTTCGAGAGTCCGACGTGGGAATGCCTGTacgtgctgctgctgtggctgtCGTCGGTGGTGCTTGTCCCTTTCCCGCTGGAccgcggcacgccgtcTCCGTCGGAGCGCATTCACCGCCTCTGTGCCAGGTTCCTGTCTAGGCCAGGCAAGGAGCGCGATGCTGCGAGTATCGTGCTAGGACGCTTGTACGCGCGTGAAGAATGCGAGCTCTTCTTTTCGGCGTTCCTTCAAGATGCTGAGCAGGCCactgcgtcgctcgtgcccaCAGGCGTACTGCAAACACTCTGTGCGTTCGTCAAGCAGGCGGATGCATCCCTCATACGAGCGCACTATGATGCGATGTTGCGTGTCATCGCCCATCTCCGCACAGTTGATACACGCAACATGCTAGTCGATCGTTACGCCATCAAGCTCGAAGGGCGTCTCGCGATGCATGATCCACGAGACGCCCATGTGGATACCCTGCTGCATGCACTGGCCCATGCCGACTCACGCGTGCGCTACAGTGCGGCTAAgggcacggcgcgcgtTGCCTCGCGCCTCCcgcacgcatggcgcgcgcagaTCCTCGAGGCACTGCTGACCATGCTCTCTGAGCATATTCTGTCTCACACGATGCCAGATGGCCTGCACGAAGCACGCGCGTTCAGTGAGCAGACAGCCGAGACACTGCGGTGCGTTGACCTGCATGGCGTGTCCGAGTATACGTGGCACGGCGTGTTTctggcgctggccgagTGCATCCGTCGCGCGGCGGTGCCCATCGACGTACGAATGGTGTACTGGACACTCACGGGCCTCGTGTTTGACGTTCGTCGCGCCACAGGCTCCACAGGCACAAGTGTGCGTGATGCGTGCTGCTACGTCCTGTGGTCTCTCGCACGtacgcgcgacgcgcctcatGTGCTCGCTGTGCCGATAGCCCAGCGCCTCATTATCGCCGCCACGCTCGACCGCGACGTGGCTGTCCGACGTGCCGCCAGTGCGGCGTTCCAAGAATGGGTCGGTCGTGCGACGGTgccgcatggcatcgacatCCTCCGCACCGCCGACTTTGCCGCCGTCGGCACACGTCGGCATGCGTACTTGACATGCGCGCCTTTCGTGGCCCAGTTCGACACGTATCGCCCGGGCCTCGTGGCGTATGCAGAACGCTCGCTTCTCTCGCACTGGGATGCCGCTGTGCGCATACTGGGTGCCCAGGCACTCGCTCGCATGCTCGCTGGACGCGATGCCCGTCctgtgctgctgcgtctgtgCCCTCGTTCAGCGAGTCACGACACCGACGTggcccatggcgcgctggtggcgctggcgcatctTGTGCGTGACCACCCTGCTCTGGCGCAGGAGGCCtgtcgtgccgcgctgagcacgtcgccgagTGTGTGGCGTGCGCCTGGCGGCGCGTCGATTCTTGCCTCGGCGTGCCATGTTGTGTCCCTTTGTCTTGCGCCGACCGACACGGCGCCTCTGCGCTCCCTGTGGAACGAGGCAGTGCTGCGACCTGAAGTCGAGGTGCAGGACATGGTCGTGGCGTCGATCCGAGCCCTCAAGGACCATGTCATCGTGCACGACCTCGTGCGCACTTGGCTCGATACGTGGCCGAGCCTGTCTCCGGACACACAGTGCGTGGCTGCCAAGGCgatgggcgtcgtggacgtgTACGCCGATGAGCGGTGTGAGCGCCtgtgcgacgtgctgcggtcgggcgccgtcgaggcgcgctgtgcagcggcacgctccctgtcgacgctgccgacgcacCGTGTTGTGCCAGCGCTGCGTGCTGGGCTGCATGACATGACGACGGATGCGCGAGGCGACGTCGGCTCGTGGGTCCGCGTGGCCTGCATCGAGAGtctcggcgcgctcgagtgCGATGCTGACACGCTCGTCGATATGGCCGGTCTGCTCATGGAGCGGATCGATACGGTCCGAGTCAAGGCGGCCGACGTGCTGAGCCGGATGAACGCGTCATGGCGCGATGCGATCGGAGATCCCTCGTTGCTGCGTGATGCCAGCTACGCCTTTCCACATCTCATGCCCCTCCTCGATGAGCCTGCGTACCGCTTTTCGCTTCTGCGCTCCCTCGTTCGCACGATAGGCAGCCGATCGGacatggcgctgcgcgtcgccggacaggcgctcgtgcaaTGGGCGAAGCAGGCTTCGAGCGACAAGGTCCAGGATGTAGGTGTGATGCTGCACCGCCAAGCCAACACACACGCGCGCGATAACCGCACCTTTGTACCGGTCCTGCAGACGGTCCAACTGCTATTGGATTgggacgtgcgcctcgatgtGCCCCTTCTGGCGCGTTtcgtgcgtctcgcgaGCCATCATGTCGACAAGGTGCATagtgtgccgcgcatcctcgccgccatgcgcatctgcGTGCATGCAAGCCAGGTGCctggcgccgtgcctgacgctgctgcgtaCCTGATACCCTTTCTGACGCATCGATATccggccgtgcgcatccACACCAGCGAGCAGCTGTTCCTCCTTGTACAAGAGCTCAGCATGGAGCACGACACGACCGAGATCGAGGCCGCActgctcgacacgccctGGGCCACGGCACCGCCGACGGATcttggcgccgcgtcgacTCACATCGTACATTGTATCTATGATATACTGGCAGCCAAACACCGTGCTCCGTAGATTAGACGCCAAAAAATGTGCGCAGGACAGACCGCGCCTCCTCATACTGTTCTTTGACATTGTCCATCACCTGCCTGAGGCGGTTGAGTACATCGTCCGGCTGCAGCTCCGTGACACCATCGGTATCATGGCACTTGCCGTAGTGCTGTATGTATTCACAGCTGTCCCGGACTTTGATCACGCCCACAGCTGCCGAGGACCCTTTCAGAAAGTGGCCCAGCGTCGACATATCGTCCAGCGATTTCGCAGCGAGGGCTTCTTCCATCTTGACAAACGTCTGCTCAGCTTGCTCAAAGTAGTTCCACACAAGGCTCTGGCTGAACTCTCGTCCATCTTCGTCCATGTCTAGAAGCTGTTCAAACACATCCACGTCAATGACATCGCGCGGCAGCTTCGACACATCGTccgtcgctgcgctcatTCTCCCACAAATGTCGTAAAAGAACGTCTCGGCTGACccttcgtcgtcgtctgcCCCGTGTGCCACGTGAAACGACCTCCACAACCCTAGCCCCGCCGCCGACCCACGGCCGCCCCAGTCGCGCGTGGAGCATCCACCGACGTTCGCCTTGTGGGTGCGGCTTCGCGGAGCATGTCGACCGATCCGTCCCAATCTCACAACCCATTTTTGGCCTCACTAGCTACACCACAGCCGCCTCAAGAACGCAAGTCGAATGCGATCGACGATCTTCTCGGTCTCGATCTCGGCTCGCCTCAGCCTGCTGAGCTAGCATCGCCTACGCAGGCGTCTTCTCTCACGAAGCAGCCTGCCATGACCCCCTTTGTCGATACAAATGTGCCTCATGGTCCAAACATTTTGACGTCGTCTCCCGTCTCGATGCACCCATCCAAAAATCCGTTCCTGGCCGCCCCAAGTGCCGAGTCCACAACGACGAGGGCGCCACCTGCTTCCGAGCCCGGCGCCCCAGTTCTAGGCGCGCCCATCGCGGCGTCTCCATTAGGCGCTGCAGAGCCCTTCAACTACCTTACAACTACGGCGACCTCGCCGGTCGCCATGCCACCGATCGGGTCGGATCGCACCGCAGACCAGTCCACGACCGCGGCGACCCATGCTCAAGAGCAAATCGATGCCGATGCACAGCTCGCGCAGAGCCTAGCTGCTGCTGATATTCATAACGATACGCAATGGTCCGTCAAAGACATTGTGTGGCGTGGTCGTGATGCCAAAATTATCATGCAGAATGAAAACGGCCCATGTTCCCTGATTGCGCTTACCAATGTCTTGCTGCTCCAAAATCGAGTGCAGATTACACCACCAGACCGTCCTGCCGTATCCTATGCCTACGTATCCGACATGTTG is a window of Malassezia restricta chromosome III, complete sequence DNA encoding:
- a CDS encoding guanosine-diphosphatase, which codes for MSNSPFLWAPRIVRTRKPIVLLCITILILLVLVPFNLHSNVSTIFKDTAAELRDSQKWHIPPFPGLSMYRPAPTSTRIPPQLHHDPSLTSRCSNATPVYDPNGRRRPVVQYAIMIDAGSTGSRIHVYKFNYCKASPELEFEHFDHIEPGLSSYKADAQGAAHSLRPLLDKALDIVPQPLQACTPLQLKATAGLRLLGPEQSGAIIQAVRHMIESSYPFPIADLVDNHDKATKNGIEIMDGRDEGVFAWITVNYLMNLIGSGGNKKTAAVMDLGGGSTQIVFQPQLQASSPMHPGEHVYELKNFENSSFTLYQKSYLGYGLKQARESINSLTAFLHLSTNPQAAQHAGDVSAWDKFSPQTMFVPSPCYAAGAQKTAKVSLGKFKTSDITMVGTSGGFRACQRLVEVTMNKDAECHIAPCSFAGVYQPSLSHAFKNSDIVALSYFYDRIAPLGLGPTFTIRELEQLAERACSLPSQWSLFKSPSFSAETVAELQQRPDYCLDLTYMHTLLRLGYELDDSRKITLAKKLGDFELGWALGAQLAVLQQGVLCKASM
- a CDS encoding derlin, whose product is MDLVQSMPPVTRVMIIGMALMGLSCSTNMVSPYDLALLWPWILKRWQWWRIMSAFLFPGLGLQMLYNGVFFLEMSRTIESSVFLGDTAEYVWSLMGISSFILAFNYPLSSPFLFQPLSSALTALFSIHLPHINLSLLGMFSMPGKYVALGSLGISLIAGGVPECLQCFTGIAAGYLWHVLKNPLRPDQDRRHHRILSFIGKYISPRLQVPTALRQMMARTSPIRRTSFGTVYPSRRSTTSTTSSRTKPAREQTRPDRAAILAATEARLRATAQNEK
- a CDS encoding m7GpppX diphosphatase, whose protein sequence is MSDFVLDRVLYEDPRAKTANLLGTCTTNDVLERALLLLEKTHYTPTFLSSLRLSTTFPRRETIGRNDIYTWMFGWDRDGHDAPTKMTLICPATDDLIAKYSAPHRRMMIETPHMYQAVTRPWIESLPASKTTWVQNILQGISETESVLYSDPDPKTGFVILPDMKWDRRTLSSLYLMAIVRDGSLVTLRDLTKQHVPLLRKIQQAGQKVAHEVYGLSESTDSTSPLRCFVHYMPTYFHLHVHMLSANFVSHPGSLVGQAHLLDDVIDLLELGVDFRQRTLSYALAEGHALLRRWQEEGYAQFDAIM
- a CDS encoding N-terminal domain of NEFA-interacting nuclear protein NIP30 encodes the protein MSQAPPHFVSQADLTDAQKRREREIQEAYARIGEEPPPKPAEEAYDPRPLYERLREARALQDERIEEMFKLRNQFRGLDESESQFLADIELARKHREQEKRQQDAKELDEFRRATESKSSAPPPLPERTALPTIPKAKPRAGSKRKREQASALGIVPRKSTQPSASASCKNDPSS
- a CDS encoding tubulin-specific chaperone D; this translates as MSADEPDELLCEGAELVRFEQYDAFMEKQHAMLACVGVHDEDGACAYLPALEAELQRYQEQAYVLDPFLERLVTPVAQTMRAQVLESGCMCMAPVARLLYMYTKVRGYKVVSRFFPHQVREMPLLLDALERFESPTWECLYVLLLWLSSVVLVPFPLDRGTPSPSERIHRLCARFLSRPGKERDAASIVLGRLYAREECELFFSAFLQDAEQATASLVPTGVLQTLCAFVKQADASLIRAHYDAMLRVIAHLRTVDTRNMLVDRYAIKLEGRLAMHDPRDAHVDTLLHALAHADSRVRYSAAKGTARVASRLPHAWRAQILEALLTMLSEHILSHTMPDGLHEARAFSEQTAETLRCVDLHGVSEYTWHGVFLALAECIRRAAVPIDVRMVYWTLTGLVFDVRRATGSTGTSVRDACCYVLWSLARTRDAPHVLAVPIAQRLIIAATLDRDVAVRRAASAAFQEWVGRATVPHGIDILRTADFAAVGTRRHAYLTCAPFVAQFDTYRPGLVAYAERSLLSHWDAAVRILGAQALARMLAGRDARPVLLRLCPRSASHDTDVAHGALVALAHLVRDHPALAQEACRAALSTSPSVWRAPGGASILASACHVVSLCLAPTDTAPLRSLWNEAVLRPEVEVQDMVVASIRALKDHVIVHDLVRTWLDTWPSLSPDTQCVAAKAMGVVDVYADERCERLCDVLRSGAVEARCAAARSLSTLPTHRVVPALRAGLHDMTTDARGDVGSWVRVACIESLGALECDADTLVDMAGLLMERIDTVRVKAADVLSRMNASWRDAIGDPSLLRDASYAFPHLMPLLDEPAYRFSLLRSLVRTIGSRSDMALRVAGQALVQWAKQASSDKVQDVGVMLHRQANTHARDNRTFVPVLQTVQLLLDWDVRLDVPLLARFVRLASHHVDKVHSVPRILAAMRICVHASQVPGAVPDAAAYLIPFLTHRYPAVRIHTSEQLFLLVQELSMEHDTTEIEAALLDTPWATAPPTDLGAASTHIVHCIYDILAAKHRAP
- a CDS encoding osomolarity two-component system, phosphorelay intermediate protein YPD1, whose translation is MSAATDDVSKLPRDVIDVDVFEQLLDMDEDGREFSQSLVWNYFEQAEQTFVKMEEALAAKSLDDMSTLGHFLKGSSAAVGVIKVRDSCEYIQHYGKCHDTDGVTELQPDDVLNRLRQVMDNVKEQYEEARSVLRTFFGV